One genomic region from Podarcis raffonei isolate rPodRaf1 chromosome Z, rPodRaf1.pri, whole genome shotgun sequence encodes:
- the DOLK gene encoding LOW QUALITY PROTEIN: dolichol kinase (The sequence of the model RefSeq protein was modified relative to this genomic sequence to represent the inferred CDS: deleted 2 bases in 1 codon), whose amino-acid sequence MMAAPSRVSLLPKRDQLGEAMEGRALRYKRAFDSEGNRQTDTHRERPHLKILDQNKQLPGFSEHRERNSLAVTMLSKQPILVESLIMFTIVLCVHSTVWDRFSWCAIALAIQAFYIQFKWDNLLRLGSAVFQFRAGANSGLFPACMAVPLLGIVMKERCQAAGIVYFERFGIIVASTGMIIALFLSVIALGVTKPVPTNTCILSGIAGSLIIYTMKHSLTVSEVIEVLEVLLIFVYLSMILLYLLPRCFTPGEALLVLTGISFVLNQLIKRSLNVTESRGDPIDFFLLVVVVGVVLLGIFFTALFFFMDSGTWISSMFFHMMTAVLGLGVVMPWLYRLIRQNPLFWLSQFLSQTQTRVYLLAYWILLAALACTVVLYQNAKRSSGSKKHQASTITRKYFHFIVVATYVPGLIYDRQLLYVAAVVCLAVFILLEYIRYFTIKPLGHTLRNLLSLFLDERDSGPLILTHIYLLLGMSLPVWLFPRPCASKATLPGAGALAPYSGVLAVGIGDSVASIFGSTVGEIKWPGTKKTFEGTMMGIFAQIIAVAIILIFDSGVDLNASYSWILASISLVSLLEAYTTQVDNLLLPLYLQILLMT is encoded by the exons ATGATGGCGGCGCCCAGTAGGGTGAGTTTATTACCGAAGAGGGATCAGCTGGGTGAGGCAATGGAAG GAAGGGCACTAAGATACAAGAGAGCTTTTGACAGTgagggaaacagacagacagac acacacagagagagaccgcATTTGAAAATATTGGACCAGAACAAACAGCTGCCAGGGTTCTCTGAGCACAGGGAGCGCAACAGTCTGGCTGTCACCATGCTAAGCAAGCAACCCATCCTTGTGGAATCCCTCATCATGTTCACCATCGTGCTTTGTGTGCACAGCACAGTCTGGGATCGCTTTTCCTGGTGCGCCATTGCGCTTGCAATCCAAGCTTTCTATATCCAGTTTAAATGGGACAACCTCCTCCGCCTGGGCAGTGCTGTCTTCCAGTTTCGGGCAGGAGCAAACAGTGGCCTCTTCCCAGCTTGCATGGCTGTCCCATTGCTGGGCATTGTGATGAAAGAGAGATGCCAAGCAGCTGGTATTGTGTACTTTGAGCGTTTTGGCATCATCGTAGCCTCCACTGGCATGATCATCGCCCTGTTCCTCTCTGTGATAGCACTCGGTGTTACCAAACCTGTGCCGACAAATACCTGCATCCTCTCTGGCATTGCTGGCAGCCTGATCATCTACACCATGAAGCACTCATTGACAGTCTCTGAAGTGATTgaggtcctggaggtcctgcttaTCTTTGTCTACCTCAGTATGATACTGCTATACTTGCTGCCTCGATGCTTCACTCCTGGTGAGGCTCTGCTCGTCCTGACAGGAATAAGCTTCGTCCTCAATCAGCTCATCAAACGTTCTCTGAACGTAACCGAAAGCAGAGGGGACCCGATTGACTTCTTCCTCCTGGTGGTGGTGGTCGGGGTGGTTCTCCTTGGGATATTCTTCACCGCCCTCTTTTTCTTCATGGATTCTGGGACCTGGATCTCCTCCATGTTCTTTCATATGATGACGGCGGTGCTGGGTCTGGGGGTTGTCATGCCGTGGCTCTACCGCTTGATCCGGCAGAACCCCCTCTTTTGGCTCTCCCAGTTCCTCTCTCAAACACAGACCAGAGTTTATCTCCTCGCCTACTGGATCCTCCTGGCTGCTTTGGCATGCACAGTGGTTCTCTATCAAAACGCCAAGAGGTCATCTGGTTCTAAGAAACACCAAGCATCAACCATAACCAGGAAATATTTCCATTTCATTGTGGTGGCAACGTATGTCCCAGGACTCATCTACGACCGCCAGCTCCTCTACGTGGCTGCTGTGGTGTGCTTGGCAGTTTTCATTCTTCTAGAGTACATCAGATACTTCACCATCAAACCCTTGGGGCACACCCTCAGGAACTTGCTATCTCTCTTTTTGGATGAACGGGACAGTGGGCCTTTGATCTTGACTCACATCTATCTTCTGCTGGGGATGTCCCTTCCTGTTTGGCTGTTCCCCAGACCTTGTGCCTCAAAGGCTACTTTGCCTGGGGCTGGAGCCCTGGCCCCTTACTCTGGGGTGCTTGCTGTGGGCATTGGGGACTCAGTAGCTTCTATTTTTgggagcacagtgggggagatcAAATGGCCGGGGACCAAGAAGACCTTTGAGGGCACCATGATGGGCATATTTGCCCAGATCATTGCTGTTGCCATCATTCTGATCTTTGACAGTGGTGTGGATCTAAATGCCAGCTACTCCTGGATTCTGGCATCTATTAGCTTGGTTTCCCTTTTGGAAGCCTACACTACCCAAGTGGACAATTTACTTCTGCCTCTCTACCTCCAAATACTACTGATGACTTAG